From Bradysia coprophila strain Holo2 chromosome IV unlocalized genomic scaffold, BU_Bcop_v1 contig_5, whole genome shotgun sequence, one genomic window encodes:
- the LOC119071869 gene encoding probable histone-lysine N-methyltransferase CG1716 isoform X1 produces the protein MDEQHANLKSTNVKKVTPPPVESSINQRPRRSIKHKFIKCNRDSPEKSFGAETSTEVTTNAENVFAPEPDTSCPSTSHGTVTKAKTQQKSNSKKNARQSGRQNRCKEVEDSNLQMVEIIDDPSDDPNVSIEEIIETCVLDAEEYQRMVACSKDAVSTDSSSNTSNTVTCATDLSEESSQSKSKTNYDSICKQNSCDKQISVGLVDCMKSKNYLKRLNDERSKTTASGTTNTFEGVLSASIDDSKEIAITDVKPTVEFNSPIRTRRVTRLSSMYAHRPTDAQLGSPIRNSPKIKFEAAQPSDTTQITEQQTHSKVELLENVSTPEDVLTRIESSDEIKCEDRNEILVSSTEPQVNTEDFREISSEKSNDELCTAAEVDTDSIEISNEVEVQHLETSDSPIQQAESIQSDAQQSIDTVAQNSDSHDIVAPTILEQLKCDTEIGDTVPVSEVKSGVEPARIEITSQESESNDQPANDEKTKEKLKSKKGRKRTSDKATIQPVIAHDKQQSPPTIHVPEHQSMEPNKIDSVSFVEKKSRDSYPSKQTQRTASCENEDNTRKQNTSGDIAKTEKSKKKRESSSGKDKTAKRPSDSSKTTEKPSDLQSTHKSSDSQSTHKSSSSKSWTDRKSRDFKDGKPVEPKTKSHSSETDLSTKKSHKRDSNKTEKDIIMNQLRLLEQKAANRSKSASHHESNKETLEKPREPPVKSAKAKPIPDATKIKSKPKETVAAEPKDDKPSNSKSLSDTVSANRKNQQAVSSTSRSSTKSNRCGTDSILSECYLPKQVKYDESLYSIEALKAAQAAQEEQMKADAEAAKKAREILAVKEEQAKAARAAARLAKAEAEKAEAEKAAKIEAEKAAKVEAEKMAKAEAEKAAKLARKAARSKQAKENANKSNDSPSIENFGLFATKDDSQESHTSSPGQDFIPENFKNSAAFVQYQSHDQLQSEIQTNEIIIKADETIVPPVDEEETNIRRSGRIKTITETKQRACGFGLVKDKDKFHSIYAGDLSYSSMSDSQYMSDYNSSNSNSLLDLSEIGKDLEMEPVVAKRQKTAEELEAEKADVAAGLSLFKQIVDCEYRSERTISKETKKMTCDCFLTKSEIERGELGCGEDCLNRLIFIECGSRCTIGDRCTNKRFQRHQNSDCSIFRAGKKGFGMKAVSVIEAGEFIMEYVGEVLNSKQFDERRFKYSNDNIQHHYFMALRSDCVIDATIKGNISRFINHSCDPNAETQKWTVNGELRIGFFSTRTIQPDEEITFDYQFQRYGKEAQRCYCEAENCRGWIGEEPDSEEEEDEEEEEYDEEEGEDESEEETPQIEEKVTPLTTELPGPETIDENKLTDPITSVKQEDINDKLPVDEKPILPIKKEKPASPVKKVRKPKLEPKPKKFKIKKAEIMEDPDLDHEIANLMKTNLKNQAHTLRFSRLMVRAKMLDARSKLLNILRNGEIACRRLFLDYHGLKLLHTWMCDAVTKNAQQEWGFRLEILETLDVLPIPNKNMLQDSKVIVVVQKWANTKSMKESVKSPEESPSDSGSGTPISDGNSPQVEEAKNVDSVKIEELEHKEGDAVAIKVEHDLCKTEAEVTDSSKAATDSSKETTDSSKEATDSSKEARDADPSKVADALKDVRKEYEVADKNDSVATQIGTGEDCADDELMEQIHLLTAKLLEAWEVLKEVFRIPKKLRIEQMKEHEQEANRNTESEDSSKRNGDSAKEKEKFRKEKRTRQTDPTDPETLLLKAQRRRLFEATVATQSIDKRNHERQIEAIHVAKCKYFQLDPRTTSYRAIPFSVSPLTGQWYARDGNPIATPPSHIHIKPPQELPTNPDEYELPPMDLPPQWKFAIDVKGRLYYYHVKIRIPQWDPPIKILPLRDEPSNTGDNSTELSDDNEIDGKDDSLIVSSNPNEIDSEKEDDSDVSSDAVDSSEDELLQKRQQLLNSFQANQTDLDISANLAVEISAMATVSDKSSMDDSMDLSFNLDNSLMHSVGKKKNRDGLATERLISPRTEEERLQGRIESQRYRQNKEKMKRRKEKLRQQNSSEPSRKLKKLTEGLPVVSQQDDDLEETDDEDESNASLSDLEVSGVLNAKFVDELDGIKSDKLSNRPDQLKMRLDALRSNRKVTKRKRNEPEPIPHNSNEAAKRIKEKFCAEMSGVIVQHLGPYRKDDCRRGRIKSNDDFKHLARKLTHFVMLKELKHCDNTVTVLEVTDSVRAKSKEFIRKYMAKFGDVYVKPDNDPEYKEFCNT, from the exons atggaCGAACAACATGCGAATCTAAAATCGACGAATGTGAAGAAAGTTACACCGCCACCAGTCGAATCGTCAATTAACCAACGACCCAGACGATCGataaaacataaattcataaaatgcaATCGAGATTCGCCGGAGAAGAGCTTCGGTGCAGAGACTTCAACCGAAGTGACAACCAAtgccgaaaatgtttttgcaccCGAACCGGATACATCATGCCCATCAACTTCACATGGAACCGTAACCAAAGCAAAAACTCAGCAGAAATCGAATTCTAAGAAGAATGCACGACAAAGCGGCCGACAGAATCGTTGCAAAGAGGTTGAAGATAGTAACCTGCAAATGGTTGAAATTATCGACGATCCATCCGATGATCCGAACGTGTCGATCGAGGAAATTATCGAAACTTGTGTGCTTGATGCAGAGGAGTATCAGAGAATGGTTGCCTGTTCGAAAGACGCAGTGTCCACCGATTCATCATCCAATACATCCAATACAGTTACTTGCGCAACGGATCTGAGCGAAGAAAGTTCACAATCGAAGAGTAAAACGAATTACGATTCAATTTGCAAACAGAATTCGTGCGACAAACAGATTTCTGTTGGTTTGGTCGACTGTATGAAGAGTAAAAATTATCTGAAGCGTTTGAATGATGAACGTAGTAAGACTACTGCCAGTGGTACAACCAATACATTTGAAGGAGTTTTAAGCGCATCCATAGACGACAGCAAAGAAATTGCTATCACTGATGTGAAGCCAACTGTGGAATTCAATTCCCCAATTCGAACGCGGCGAGTTACTCGTTTAAGCAGTATGTACGCGCATAGACCAACCGATGCACAATTAGGTTCACCGATTCGTAACAgtccgaaaatcaaatttgaagccGCACAGCCATCAGACACCACACAAATCACCGAACAACAAACTCATTCTAAAGTCgaattattggaaaatgtcAGCACACCAGAGGACGTATTGACACGAATTGAAAGTAGTGATGAAATTAAGTGTGAGGACCGTAATGAAATCCTTGTCAGTTCAACGGAGCCCCAAGTAAATACAGAAGATTTTAGAGAAATATCGAGTGAAAAGTCGAACGATGAACTATGCACTGCTGCGGAAGTAGATACAGATTCGATCGAAATCTCAAATGAAGTCGAAGTGCAGCATCTCGAAACCAGCGACTCTCCTATACAACAAGCCGAAAGCATTCAATCCGATGCACAACAAAGCATTGACACTGTTGCACAGAATTCGGACAGCCATGACATCGTCGCACCAACGATTCTGGAACAATTAAAATGTGACACTGAAATTGGTGATACGGTTCCAGTGTCAGAAGTAAAATCCGGTGTTGAACCGGCACGCATCGAAATAACATCACAGGAATCGGAGAGCAATGACCAACCAgcaaatgatgaaaaaacaaaGGAAAAGCTAAAATCGAAGAAAGGAAGAAAACGAACCTCGGATAAAGCCACTATTCAACCCGTAATTGCGCACGATAAACAGCAATCGCCTCCTACAATTCATGTACCAGAGCATCAGTCGATggaaccaaataaaattgattccgTTAGTTTCGTGGAAAAGAAATCTCGCGATTCATATCCATCCAAGCAAACGCAACGCACCGCTTCCTGCGAAAATGAAGACAACACGCGGAAACAGAATACTTCTGGTGATATTGCGAAAACCGAAAAGAGTAAAAAGAAAAGGGAAAGTAGTTCCGGTAAAGACAAAACGGCGAAGCGGCCATCCGACTCGAGTAAAACAACGGAGAAACCGTCCGATTTGCAATCTACACACAAATCGTCCGATTCACAATCGACGCACAAATCTTCCAGCAGCAAATCATGGACAGACAGAAAGAGCAGAGATTTTAAGGATGGTAAGCCTGTCGAGCCGAAAACAAAATCACACTCATCCGAAACTGATTTGTCGACGAAAAAGTCACACAAGCGGGATAGCAACAAGACGGAAAAGGATATCATCATGAATCAATTGAGGCTCCTGGAGCAGAAAGCCGCCAATCGCAGTAAGTCAGCATCCCATCACGAATCCAATAAAGAAACATTAGAAAAGCCGCGGGAACCTCCGGTAAAGTCGGCAAAGGCAAAACCAATACCAGACGCCACTAAGATAAAATCCAAACCGAAAGAAACTGTTGCAGCTGAACCGAAAGATGACAAACCGTCAAATTCGAAAAGTTTGTCCGATACAGTATCAGCGAATCGCAAGAACCAACAGGCAGTGAGCTCAACGTCTCGGTCTAGCACTAAGAGCAATCGTTGTGGAACAGATTCCATTTTATCGGAATGCTACTTGCCGAAACAAGTGAAGTACGACGAATCGTTGTACTCGATTGAAGCTCTTAAGGCTGCCCAAGCTGCTCAAGAGGAACAAATGAAAGCTGATGCAGAAGCTGCGAAAAAAGCTAGAGAAATTCTTGCAGTGAAGGAGGAACAAGCGAAAGCAGCCAGAGCAGCTGCTAGACTGGCAAAGGCTGAAGCGGAGAAAGCAGAAGCTGAAAAGGCAGCAAAAATAGAAGCTGAGAAGGCTGCGAAAGTCGAAGCTGAGAAGATGGCTAAAGCGGAAGCAGAGAAGGCAGCAAAACTAGCTAGAAAGGCAGCTCGTTCTAAACAAGCCAaggaaaatgcaaataaaagcAACG ATTCACCGagcattgaaaattttggcCTATTCGCTACCAAAGATGATTCTCAAGAGTCACATACATCAAGTCCCGGTCAAGATTTCATTCCGGAAAACTTCAAGAATTCTGCAGCCTTCGTTCAATACCAGTCACATGATCAATTACAAAGCGAGATCCAGACCAATGAAATTATCATAAAGGCCGACGAGACGATAGTACCACCAGTTGATGAAGAAGAAACGAATATTCGTCGCTCCGGACGTATTAAGACAATCACCGAAACAAAGCAACGAGCTTGTGGCTTTGGATTGGTTAAAGATAAAGACAAATTCCACAGCATTTACGCTGGCGATCTCAGCTACAGCAGTATGTCAGATTCGCAATACATGTCAGATTATAACAGCAGCAACAGCAACAGTTTGCTCGATTTGAGCGAAATTGGAAAAGATTTGGAAATGGAACCGGTTGTCGCGAAACGACAAAAGACTGCAGAAGAATTGGAAGCGGAAAAGGCTGACGTCGCAGCTGGTTTAAGtttattcaaacaaatcgTTGATTGTGAGTATCGATCGGAGCGAACCATTAGCAAGGAAACGAAGAAAATGACCTGCGACTGCTTCCTGACCAAATCGGAAATCGAACGAGGTGAACTTGGATGCGGTGAAGACTGTCTGAATCgtttgattttcattgaatgtgGTTCACGTTGTACTATCGGCGATCGCTGTACGAACAAACGCTTCCAAAGACATCAAAATTCCGATTGTTCGATTTTCAGAGCCGGTAAAAAGGGTTTCGGAATGAAAGCGGTGTCGGTGATCGAGGCTGGCGAATTTATAATGGAATATGTTGGCGAG GTCCTCAACAGTAAGCAATTCGACGAACGACGATTCAAATATTCCAATGACAACATTCAGCACCATTACTTCATGGCATTGAGAAGTGACTGTGTCATTGATGCAACCATCAAGGGAAACATTTCCCGGTTTATCAATCACTCTTGCGACCCGAATGCCGAAACACAAAAGTGGACAGTGAATGGGGAGCTTAGAATTGGATTTTTCAGTACCAGAACCATTCAGCCTGATGAGGAAATCACATTTGACTATCAATTCCAACGTTACGG GAAAGAAGCTCAAAGATGTTACTGTGAAGCGGAAAATTGTCGCGGTTGGATTGGCGAAGAACCTGACtcggaagaagaagaagatgaggAGGAAGAAGAATACGACGAAGAAGAAGGCGAAGATGAAAGTGAAGAGGAGACACCGCAAATAGAAGAAAAAGTGACTCCACTTACGACAGAGCTTCCTGGACCTGAGACAATAGATGAAAATAAGTTAACCGATCCCATTACTAGTGTTAAGCAGGAAGACATCAACGACAAACTGCCTGTGGacgaaaaaccaattttgccAATCAAAAAAGAGAAGCCAGCATCACCGGTCAAGAAAGTGAGGAAACCAAAGCTAGAACCAAAACCGAAGAAATTCAAGATTAAAAAAGCGGAAATTATGGAAGATCCGGACTTGGATCACGAAATTGCCAATTTGATGAAAACTAATCTGAAAAATCAAGCGCACACTCTGCGTTTCAGTCGTTTGATGGTTCGAGCGAAAATGCTGGATGCGAGAAGCAAACTTTTGAACATTCTACGAAATGGTGAGATAGCATGCAGGAGATTGTTTCTGGACTATCACGGATTGAAACTGCTTCATACGTGGATGTGCGATGCCGTCACAAAGAACGCGCAACAGGAATGGGGTTTTCGCCTGGAAATTCTGGAAACATTAGACGTGTTGCCCATTCCGAATAAGAACATGTTACAAGACAGTAAGGTAATTGTGGTGGTCCAAAAGTGGGCTAACACTAAGAGCATGAAAGAAAGTGTGAAATCGCCGGAAGAATCTCCTAGTGACAGTGGTTCGGGCACACCAATATCCGATGGGAACAGTCCTCAAGTTGAAGAGGCTAAAAATGTCGACAGTGTCAAAATCGAAGAATTGGAACATAAGGAGGGAGATGCCGTCGCTATAAAAGTGGAACACGATTTGTGTAAAACTGAAGCCGAAGTCACAGATTCTTCAAAAGCAGCGACAGATTCTTCAAAAGAAACGACAGATTCTTCAAAAGAAGCGACAGATTCTTCAAAAGAAGCGAGAGATGCCGATCCGTCGAAAGTTGCTGATGCGTTGAAAGACGTCAGAAAAGAGTATGAAGTTGCCGACAAAAATGATAGTGTAGCTACGCAGATCGGAACCGGTGAAGATTGCGCCGACGATGAACTGATGGAACAAATTCACCTCTTGACTGCAAAGTTACTTGAGGCATGGGAAGTGTTGAAGGAAGTATTTCGTATACCCAAAAAACTTCGAATCGAACAAATGAAAGAACACGAACAGGAAGCCAATCGAAATACAGAATCGGAGGATTCAAGCAAGCGAAACGGAGACTCTGCaaaggaaaaagaaaaatttcgaaaagagAAACGAACTCGTCAAACTGATCCAACTGATCCTGAAACGTTGCTCTTGAAAGCACAACGACGGCGTTTGTTCGAGGCGACG GTGGCAACACAATCAATCGATAAAAGGAATCACGAACGACAAATTGAGGCCATTCACGTAGCGAAATGTAAATACTTTCAATTGGACCCACGTACAACATCATATCGAGCCATTCCGTTTAGCGTCAGCCCACTGACAGGACAATGGTATGCGAGAGACGGCAACCCGATTGCTACTCCTCCCAGTCAT ATTCACATCAAGCCTCCACAAGAACTACCGACAAATCCCGATGAATACGAACTCCCACCGATGGATTTGCCACCTCAATGGAAATTCGCCATCGACGTAAAGGGAAGGCTGTACTACTATCACGTGAAAATTCGCATACCACAATGGGATCCTCCGATAAAAATACTGCCATTAAGAGATGAGCCATCCAACACCGGTGACAACAGCACGGAACTGAGCGACGACAACGAAATCGATGGAAAAGACGATTCGCTAATCGTTTCAAGTAATCCTAACGAAATTGATTCGGAAAAGGAAGACGATTCCGATGTGTCGTCCGACGCAGTTGATAGCAGTGAAGATGAGTTACTGCAGAAACGGCAACAATTACTGAATTCCTTCCAGGCCAATCAGACTGATTTGG ATATCTCTGCCAATTTAGCTGTCGAAATAAGTGCAATGGCAACAGTTAGTGATAAAAGTTCAATGGACGATAGTATGGATTTGTCGTTTAACTTGGACAACTCTTTGATGCATTCTGTtggcaaaaagaaaaatcgggATGGTCTAGCGACCGAGCGTTTAATAAGC CCACGCACTGAAGAGGAGCGACTTCAAGGCAGAATCGAAAGCCAACGGTACCGACAAAATAAGGAGAAAATGAAACGTCGCAAGGAAAAACTTCGACAACAGAACTCGTCCGAGCCATCgagaaaactgaaaaaacTGACCGAAGGTCTACCGGTTGTTTCGCAGCAGGACGATGATTTGGAAGAAACGGACGATGAAGACGAATCGAATGCTAGCCTTAGCGATTTGGAAGTCAGCGGAGTATTGAATGCAAAATTTGTCGACGAATTGGATGGAATCAAATCGGATAAACTGTCAAATCGACCGGATCAACTGAAAATGCGACTAGATGCCTTACGATC TAATCGAAAGGTAACCAAACGAAAACGTAACGAGCCGGAACCCATTCCTCACAATAGTAACGAAGCAGCCAAACggattaaagaaaaattctgcGCTGAAATGTCGGGTGTGATTGTGCAACATTTAGGACCGTATCGAAAGGATGACTGTAGAAGAGGAAGAATTAAGAGCAACGACGATTTTAAACACTTGGCTCGAAAG CTAACACATTTCGTGATGCTGAAAGAGTTGAAGCACTGTGACAATACCGTAACTGTTCTGGAAGTCACAGACTCGGTTCGAGCTAAATCGAAAGAATTCATACGGAAGTACATGGCGAAATTTGGTGATGTTTATGTGAAGCCGGACAACGATCCGGAATACAAGGAATTCTGTAATACGTAA